A window from Malania oleifera isolate guangnan ecotype guangnan chromosome 7, ASM2987363v1, whole genome shotgun sequence encodes these proteins:
- the LOC131159263 gene encoding cytochrome P450 89A2-like produces the protein MFYMLLLAGTPSSSIDQKMETWFIIIVSLCIAALFKSLFNLLSPTNPKPSKIKGKLPPGPSSTIPIIGDFLWLGISYPEVVSILRNLHTKYGPLVSLRFGSRLTIFIANHSLAHQALIQNGVVFANRPAATPVGRIFSSNQHNVSTAAYGPVWRLLRRNLTSEILHHSRVKSYSQTRKRVLCNLVNLLKTNQSQKLGEPVPVMDHFKSAMFSLLSFMCFGEELGEKKIRDIEDVQRQILLSSERFNNINILNVWSRLGKILFRSRWKELMQIRKSQEDVLIPLIRARMKPKLEAQRKNMQDGEGKNESVLSYVDTFIDLQLPDEKRKLNEAEMVSLCSEFLNGGADTTSTALLWIMANLVKYPHIQEKLFAEINGVVGELGGGGGPEEVKEEDLQKMPYLKAVILEGLRRHPPGHLLVPHTVTEDVTLDDYVVPKNTVVHFMVANIGWDPKVWEDPMAFKPERFLSTGGDGGELFDITGSREIKMMPFGAGRRMCPGSGLAMLHLEYFVANLVWHFEWKAVDGDEVDLSEKQEFTVVMKNPLQARLSPRLK, from the coding sequence ATGTTCTATATGCTGTTACTAGCAGGCACACCCTCTTCATCCATCGACCAAAAGATGGAGACCTGGTTCATCATCATCGTCTCTCTTTGCATCGCTGCTCTCTTTAAGTCCCTCTTCAATCTTCTCTCTCCCACCAATCCTAAACCCAGCAAAATCAAAGGCAAGCTCCCTCCAGGACCCTCCAGTACTATTCCCATCATTGGCGACTTCCTATGGCTTGGGATATCCTATCCAGAAGTCGTATCCATTCTTCGGAATCTGCACACTAAGTATGGACCCCTCGTCTCCCTCCGCTTTGGCTCTCGCCTGACAATCTTCATTGCCAATCATTCCCTTGCCCATCAAGCCTTGATACAAAATGGCGTTGTCTTTGCTAATCGCCCTGCAGCTACTCCAGTTGGCCGAATCTTTAGCAGCAACCAACATAACGTCAGCACCGCTGCCTACGGCCCTGTCTGGCGCCTCCTGCGCCGCAACCTCACCTCCGAAATACTCCACCACTCACGCGTAAAGTCCTATTCTCAGACTCGCAAGCGGGTCTTGTGCAACCTTGTCAATCTCCTCAAGACTAACCAATCTCAAAAATTAGGAGAGCCAGTTCCGGTGATGGACCATTTCAAGTCTGCCATGTTTTCCTTGCTTTCTTTCATGTGCTTTGGTGAGGAGCTGGGGGAGAAGAAGATAAGAGATATCGAAGATGTGCAGCGTCAAATCCTACTATCCTCTGAACGATTCAATAATATCAATATACTCAATGTCTGGTCTAGATTGGGAAAGATTTTATTTCGTAGTCGTTGGAAAGAGTTAATGCAGATACGCAAGAGCCAGGAAGACGTATTGATTCCTCTAATAAGAGCCAGAATGAAACCCAAACTTGAGGCCCAACGGAAGAATATGCAAGATGGAGAAGGTAAGAATGAGTCTGTCTTGTCTTATGTCGATACTTTTATCGATCTTCAGCTGCCGGACGAGAAGAGAAAGCTTAATGAAGCAGAGATGGTGAGTCTGTGCTCAGAGTTTTTGAATGGCGGTGCCGACACTACGTCAACGGCGCTGCTGTGGATCATGGCCAACCTGGTGAAGTACCCACATATTCAAGAAAAGCTTTTCGCAGAGATTAATGGGGTTGTGGGAGAActtggaggaggaggaggaccCGAAGAGGTGAAAGAGGAGGATCTGCAGAAGATGCCATACCTGAAAGCTGTGATATTGGAAGGGCTGAGACGGCACCCTCCAGGCCACCTGCTGGTGCCCCACACTGTGACTGAAGATGTGACATTGGATGACTACGTTGTGCCAAAAAATACTGTTGTACATTTCATGGTAGCAAACATAGGGTGGGACCCAAAGGTGTGGGAAGATCCGATGGCTTTCAAGCCCGAGAGATTCCTATCGACCGGTGGGGATGGGGGGGAACTATTTGATATAACAGGGAGCAGAGAGATTAAGATGATGCCATTTGGCGCGGGGAGGAGGATGTGTCCAGGGTCTGGTCTGGCCATGCTTCATTTGGAGTACTTTGTAGCTAATTTGGTGTGGCATTTTGAATGGAAGGCTGTGGATGGAGATGAGGTTGATCTCTCTGAGAAGCAAGAGTTTACAGTAGTGATGAAGAATCCATTGCAGGCCCGCTTGTCTCCAAGGCTGAAATAA
- the LOC131159264 gene encoding uncharacterized protein LOC131159264 isoform X2 produces the protein MGCALILKLPEFAFPHIVRLWSYHWSRNSHLLGLFALHCNNRRNYSSQNLLEDIEPTSTTCTAINQIPNHPPGRHCSPPKFFSGEAYSVLQSSGLQHWFKNWQEQRRHKLTASTFGGAVGFWPRRRVQLWLEKLGAIEPFTGNLATCWSNIKEEEALERYKLITGNAVLFPEFQVYGRKDPKDNWLAASPDGAIDSLVYGLPSRGVLEIKCPFFNGDMRRASPWSRVPLYCMPQAQGLMEIMDRDWMDFYVWTPKGSSLFRLYRDSEYWDVLKIALSDFWWKHVQPARDLCNSCVISNPLTQLKSLRPAPRHELCNYIVYESKRLVYGSKLLVREIHGKLQN, from the exons ATGGGATGCGCTCTGATTCTAAAATTGCCTG AATTTGCATTCCCTCACATTGTTCGTCTCTGGTCATATCACTGGAGCAGGAACAGCCATCTTTTGGGTTTGTTTGCTTTGCATTGTAATAATAGGAGAAACTATAGCAGCCAGAATTTATTGGAAGATATTGAACCAACCAGCACAACGTGCACTGCTATTAATCAAATTCCCAATCATCCTCCTGGAAGACATTGCAGTCCTCCCAAATTTTTCTCCGGTGAAGCGTATTCTGTTCTTCAATCAAGTGGTCTGCAACATTGGTTCAAAAATTGGCAAGAACAAAGAAGGCATAAACTTACAGCAAGCACTTTTGGTGGGGCTGTTGGTTTTTGGCCCCGAAGAAGAGTCCAGCTGTGGCTAGAGAAACTTGGTGCAATTGAGCCATTCACAGGTAACCTAGCCACGTGTTGGAGCAATATTAAAGAAGAGGAAGCGCTCGAGAGATATAAACTGATAACTGGAAATGCTGTCTTGTTTCCTGAATTTCAGGTCTATGGTAGGAAGGATCCAAAGGACAACTGGCTTGCAGCTTCACCGGATGGAGCAATTGACAGCCTTGTTTATGGGTTGCCTTCCAGGGGAGTTCTGGAGATAAAATGTCCTTTTTTTAATGGAGATATGAGGAGGGCTTCCCCTTGGTCACGTGTTCCCCTTTATTGTATGCCTCAAGCTCAGGGTTTAATGGAAATCATGGACAGGGATTGGATGGATTTCTATGTTTGGACTCCTAAGGGAAGTAGTTTATTTAGGTTATACAGAGATTCCGAATATTGGGATGTTCTGAAAATTGCATTATCTGACTTCTGGTGGAAGCATGTTCAGCCAGCGAGGGACTTGTGCAATAGTTGTGTTATCAGTAATCCCCTCACTCAATTGAAATCACTCAGGCCTGCACCAAGACATGAATTATGTAATTACATCGTTTATGAAAGCAAACGCCTAGTTTATGGCTCCAAGTTGTTGGTGCGTGAAATTCATGGAAAACTGCAAAATTGA
- the LOC131159264 gene encoding uncharacterized protein LOC131159264 isoform X1, whose translation MRSDSKIACEEFAFPHIVRLWSYHWSRNSHLLGLFALHCNNRRNYSSQNLLEDIEPTSTTCTAINQIPNHPPGRHCSPPKFFSGEAYSVLQSSGLQHWFKNWQEQRRHKLTASTFGGAVGFWPRRRVQLWLEKLGAIEPFTGNLATCWSNIKEEEALERYKLITGNAVLFPEFQVYGRKDPKDNWLAASPDGAIDSLVYGLPSRGVLEIKCPFFNGDMRRASPWSRVPLYCMPQAQGLMEIMDRDWMDFYVWTPKGSSLFRLYRDSEYWDVLKIALSDFWWKHVQPARDLCNSCVISNPLTQLKSLRPAPRHELCNYIVYESKRLVYGSKLLVREIHGKLQN comes from the exons ATGCGCTCTGATTCTAAAATTGCCTG TGAAGAATTTGCATTCCCTCACATTGTTCGTCTCTGGTCATATCACTGGAGCAGGAACAGCCATCTTTTGGGTTTGTTTGCTTTGCATTGTAATAATAGGAGAAACTATAGCAGCCAGAATTTATTGGAAGATATTGAACCAACCAGCACAACGTGCACTGCTATTAATCAAATTCCCAATCATCCTCCTGGAAGACATTGCAGTCCTCCCAAATTTTTCTCCGGTGAAGCGTATTCTGTTCTTCAATCAAGTGGTCTGCAACATTGGTTCAAAAATTGGCAAGAACAAAGAAGGCATAAACTTACAGCAAGCACTTTTGGTGGGGCTGTTGGTTTTTGGCCCCGAAGAAGAGTCCAGCTGTGGCTAGAGAAACTTGGTGCAATTGAGCCATTCACAGGTAACCTAGCCACGTGTTGGAGCAATATTAAAGAAGAGGAAGCGCTCGAGAGATATAAACTGATAACTGGAAATGCTGTCTTGTTTCCTGAATTTCAGGTCTATGGTAGGAAGGATCCAAAGGACAACTGGCTTGCAGCTTCACCGGATGGAGCAATTGACAGCCTTGTTTATGGGTTGCCTTCCAGGGGAGTTCTGGAGATAAAATGTCCTTTTTTTAATGGAGATATGAGGAGGGCTTCCCCTTGGTCACGTGTTCCCCTTTATTGTATGCCTCAAGCTCAGGGTTTAATGGAAATCATGGACAGGGATTGGATGGATTTCTATGTTTGGACTCCTAAGGGAAGTAGTTTATTTAGGTTATACAGAGATTCCGAATATTGGGATGTTCTGAAAATTGCATTATCTGACTTCTGGTGGAAGCATGTTCAGCCAGCGAGGGACTTGTGCAATAGTTGTGTTATCAGTAATCCCCTCACTCAATTGAAATCACTCAGGCCTGCACCAAGACATGAATTATGTAATTACATCGTTTATGAAAGCAAACGCCTAGTTTATGGCTCCAAGTTGTTGGTGCGTGAAATTCATGGAAAACTGCAAAATTGA